In one window of Arachis ipaensis cultivar K30076 chromosome B06, Araip1.1, whole genome shotgun sequence DNA:
- the LOC107648343 gene encoding protein DETOXIFICATION 21-like isoform X1 — protein MGKEEINEKLLQKNSSIGKRVWKESKKMWVVAGPAIMSRFSTFGITVVSQSFIGHIGSTDLAAYALVMTLLVKFANGVLLGMASALETLCGQAYGAKRYEMLGIYLQRSWIILFMTSLLLLPIFIFTAPLLKFLGQEKTIAEVAGSISLWSILVVFSFLVSFTCQMFLQAQSKNKIIAYLAALSISTHIFLSWLLTVRYKLGLNGAMISTVLAYWIPNLGQLVYIMRNCPQTWKGFSFLAFKDLWPLAKLSLSSGAMMCLEIWYNAVLILLTGNMKNAEVYIDALSICLNINGWEMMIALGFFAAAGVRVANELGRGSSEGAKFSIVVTAVTSFCIGIVLFFVFLLLRERVAYVFTPNPMVAEAVGELSPLLAFSILLNSLQPVLSGVSVGAGWQSVVAYVNIGCYYLIGIPVGVVLGNFLHLKIKGIWIGMLFGTFVQTIMLITITMKTDWDKQVEIARNRVNKWTIIEENEEPCNSS, from the exons ATGGGGAAGGAGGAAATAAACGAGAAGCTTTTGCAAAAGAATTCATCAATTGGGAAAAGGGTATGGAAAGAGAGCAAGAAGATGTGGGTAGTGGCCGGGCCAGCCATAATGTCAAGGTTCTCAACATTTGGTATAACTGTGGTTAGTCAATCCTTCATTGGTCATATTGGATCCACTGACCTTGCTGCCTATGCACTTGTCATGACTTTACTAGTCAAATTTGCAAATGGTGTTTTG CTAGGTATGGCAAGTGCATTGGAAACTCTATGTGGGCAAGCATATGGAGCCAAAAGATATGAGATGCTTGGAATATATCTCCAAAGATCATGGATAATCTTGTTCATGACCTCACTACTCCTTCTTCCAATTTTCATCTTCACAGCACCACTCTTAAAGTTTCTAGGCCAAGAAAAAACCATTGCTGAAGTGGCAGGAAGCATTTCACTATGGTCAATTCTTGTGGTATTTTCATTCTTAGTTTCATTCACATGCCAAATGTTCCTCCAAGCACAGAGCAAGAACAAGATCATTGCATACCTTGCAGCACTTTCAATCTCAACTCATATTTTTCTATCATGGCTTTTGACTGTGAGGTATAAGCTTGGGCTTAATGGTGCAATGATTTCAACAGTTTTGGCATATTGGATACCTAATTTGGGCCAGCTTGTTTACATCATGAGGAATTGTCCTCAAACTTGGAAAGGTTTCTCATTTTTAGCATTTAAGGATCTTTGGCCTCTTGCCAAGCTCTCTTTGTCTTCTGGGGCTATGATGTG CCTTGAGATATGGTACAATGCAGTCTTGATCCTTCTAACAGGGAACATGAAAAATGCTGAGGTTTACATTGATGCACTATCCATATG CCTCAACATCAATGGATGGGAAATGATGATAGCCCTTGGTTTCTTTGCTGCAGCTGG TGTGAGGGTGGCAAATGAACTTGGAAGAGGGAGTTCAGAGGGTGCAAAATTCTCCATTGTAGTGACAGCAGTGACATCATTTTGCATTGGCATTGTGCTATTCTttgtattccttttgctgagAGAAAGAGTTGCATATGTTTTCACTCCAAATCCAATGGTGGCTGAAGCAGTTGGGGAATTATCACCTTTACTCGCTTTCTCTATCTTGTTGAACAGTCTCCAACCTGTGCTCTCCG GAGTTTCTGTTGGAGCTGGGTGGCAGAGTGTTGTAGCATACGTAAACATAGGTTGCTATTACCTAATTGGTATTCCTGTTGGAGTGGTACTTGGTAATTTTCTCCATTTGAAAATCaag GGTATTTGGATCGGAATGCTGTTTGGAACATTTGTTCAAACGATAATGCTTATTACAATCACAATGAAAACAGATTGGGACAAGCAA GTAGAGATAGCTCGAAATCGTGTTAACAAATGGACTATAATCGAAGAGAACGAAGAACCCTGCAACAGTAGTTAG
- the LOC107648343 gene encoding protein DETOXIFICATION 23-like isoform X2, translating into MGKEEINEKLLQKNSSIGKRVWKESKKMWVVAGPAIMSRFSTFGITVVSQSFIGHIGSTDLAAYALVMTLLVKFANGVLLGMASALETLCGQAYGAKRYEMLGIYLQRSWIILFMTSLLLLPIFIFTAPLLKFLGQEKTIAEVAGSISLWSILVVFSFLVSFTCQMFLQAQSKNKIIAYLAALSISTHIFLSWLLTVRYKLGLNGAMISTVLAYWIPNLGQLVYIMRNCPQTWKGFSFLAFKDLWPLAKLSLSSGAMMCLEIWYNAVLILLTGNMKNAEVYIDALSICLNINGWEMMIALGFFAAAGVRVANELGRGSSEGAKFSIVVTAVTSFCIGIVLFFVFLLLRERVAYVFTPNPMVAEAVGELSPLLAFSILLNSLQPVLSGYLDRNAVWNICSNDNAYYNHNENRLGQASRDSSKSC; encoded by the exons ATGGGGAAGGAGGAAATAAACGAGAAGCTTTTGCAAAAGAATTCATCAATTGGGAAAAGGGTATGGAAAGAGAGCAAGAAGATGTGGGTAGTGGCCGGGCCAGCCATAATGTCAAGGTTCTCAACATTTGGTATAACTGTGGTTAGTCAATCCTTCATTGGTCATATTGGATCCACTGACCTTGCTGCCTATGCACTTGTCATGACTTTACTAGTCAAATTTGCAAATGGTGTTTTG CTAGGTATGGCAAGTGCATTGGAAACTCTATGTGGGCAAGCATATGGAGCCAAAAGATATGAGATGCTTGGAATATATCTCCAAAGATCATGGATAATCTTGTTCATGACCTCACTACTCCTTCTTCCAATTTTCATCTTCACAGCACCACTCTTAAAGTTTCTAGGCCAAGAAAAAACCATTGCTGAAGTGGCAGGAAGCATTTCACTATGGTCAATTCTTGTGGTATTTTCATTCTTAGTTTCATTCACATGCCAAATGTTCCTCCAAGCACAGAGCAAGAACAAGATCATTGCATACCTTGCAGCACTTTCAATCTCAACTCATATTTTTCTATCATGGCTTTTGACTGTGAGGTATAAGCTTGGGCTTAATGGTGCAATGATTTCAACAGTTTTGGCATATTGGATACCTAATTTGGGCCAGCTTGTTTACATCATGAGGAATTGTCCTCAAACTTGGAAAGGTTTCTCATTTTTAGCATTTAAGGATCTTTGGCCTCTTGCCAAGCTCTCTTTGTCTTCTGGGGCTATGATGTG CCTTGAGATATGGTACAATGCAGTCTTGATCCTTCTAACAGGGAACATGAAAAATGCTGAGGTTTACATTGATGCACTATCCATATG CCTCAACATCAATGGATGGGAAATGATGATAGCCCTTGGTTTCTTTGCTGCAGCTGG TGTGAGGGTGGCAAATGAACTTGGAAGAGGGAGTTCAGAGGGTGCAAAATTCTCCATTGTAGTGACAGCAGTGACATCATTTTGCATTGGCATTGTGCTATTCTttgtattccttttgctgagAGAAAGAGTTGCATATGTTTTCACTCCAAATCCAATGGTGGCTGAAGCAGTTGGGGAATTATCACCTTTACTCGCTTTCTCTATCTTGTTGAACAGTCTCCAACCTGTGCTCTCCG GGTATTTGGATCGGAATGCTGTTTGGAACATTTGTTCAAACGATAATGCTTATTACAATCACAATGAAAACAGATTGGGACAAGCAA GTAGAGATAGCTCGAAATCGTGTTAA